The Thermoanaerobaculia bacterium nucleotide sequence GGGCGATCGGGATCCTGGTCAACAACGCGGCCGGGAACTTCCTGGTGCCGGCGGAGGATCTGACGCCGAACGGATTCCGCGCGGTCGTCGAGATCGTCCTGCACGGCACGTGGTTCTGCTCGTCGTCCGTCGGGAAGAGGATGCTCGCGCGCGGCCGCGGGACGATGGTGAACGTCGTCGCGACCTATGCCGAAACCGGGATGCCGGGGGTCGTGCATTCCGCGGCGGCCAAGGGCGGAGTCCTTTCCCTGACCCGTACCCTCGCCGCGGAGTGGGGCTCCCGGGGAATCCGGGTCAACGCGATCGCGCCCGGGATCATGGTGACGGAAGGCGCCGCGAAGAATCTTCAGTTCGCCGATCCCGCCACCCAGCGGAAACTGATTGGGACGCTGCCCGCGAGGCGGCTCGCGACGCTCGAGGAAGTGGCGGGCGCGATCGTCTGGCTCTGCAGCCCTGCCGCGGATTACGTGACCGGCACGTGCCTGACGATCGACGGCGGCATGTCCCTGCCGACGAGCTTCTTCCGGAGGGGATAGTCGCCGTCACTCGCCGATCTCCTCCCAGACCGCCTGGGTGACCGTCCGACGGTCGCCGTCCCGCGCGAGGCGGAGCTCGAACCGG carries:
- a CDS encoding SDR family oxidoreductase codes for the protein MSEETIALVTGGGTGLGRATSLALAETGRAVALFSRSAEHVESVAEEIRSRGGRALALTGDVRDPAAVEDAVARTEREFGAIGILVNNAAGNFLVPAEDLTPNGFRAVVEIVLHGTWFCSSSVGKRMLARGRGTMVNVVATYAETGMPGVVHSAAAKGGVLSLTRTLAAEWGSRGIRVNAIAPGIMVTEGAAKNLQFADPATQRKLIGTLPARRLATLEEVAGAIVWLCSPAADYVTGTCLTIDGGMSLPTSFFRRG